A stretch of the Bacillus sp. B-jedd genome encodes the following:
- a CDS encoding DUF3100 domain-containing protein — protein sequence MSENARDLWKDWRLHLTVLAIVVVAELIGTHRIPVGVGVILLLPMLYAVIIGIAVYFTPAVTKKQSENAETLVFITLTLLIAKFGVQAGPALPLLIEAGPALVLQELGNLGTIFLALPIAVFLGLKREAVGMTHSIGREPNLALITDKYGLSSPEGRGVMAIYIFGTVFGSIFLGLISGFLATATPLHPYSFAMATGVGSGSMAAASLGPLVANFPDMADEITAFSGASNLLTSVTGLYASILIGLPLTEKLYSMLSRVKNKKAVEANTKGA from the coding sequence ATGAGTGAAAATGCTAGGGATTTATGGAAGGACTGGCGATTGCATCTGACGGTGCTCGCGATTGTTGTGGTGGCGGAGTTGATTGGCACGCATCGGATCCCTGTTGGGGTCGGCGTCATCCTGCTGCTGCCGATGCTGTATGCGGTCATCATCGGAATCGCCGTTTATTTCACTCCGGCTGTAACTAAGAAACAGTCTGAGAACGCTGAGACTCTTGTCTTTATTACACTTACTTTATTGATTGCAAAATTCGGCGTTCAGGCTGGTCCGGCGCTGCCGCTTCTGATTGAAGCGGGACCGGCGCTCGTTCTTCAGGAGCTTGGGAACCTGGGAACCATTTTCCTCGCTTTGCCGATTGCCGTATTTCTTGGTCTGAAGCGGGAAGCGGTCGGGATGACGCACTCGATTGGCCGGGAGCCAAATCTGGCGCTGATCACGGATAAATACGGTCTATCTTCACCTGAGGGCCGTGGCGTAATGGCGATTTATATTTTCGGAACGGTTTTCGGATCGATTTTCCTTGGACTTATTTCAGGATTTTTAGCGACAGCCACGCCTCTTCATCCGTACTCTTTCGCAATGGCGACTGGCGTCGGAAGCGGTAGTATGGCGGCTGCTTCACTCGGGCCGCTCGTGGCGAATTTTCCGGACATGGCGGACGAAATCACCGCATTTTCTGGAGCCAGCAACCTGTTGACATCGGTCACTGGTTTGTATGCGAGTATTTTGATCGGGCTGCCGTTAACTGAAAAGCTGTATAGCATGCTATCGCGAGTGAAAAATAAAAAAGCTGTTGAAGCGAACACAAAGGGGGCGTAA
- a CDS encoding M20 family metallopeptidase: MENLFEKLDEVYDEIVAIRRYLHAYPELSFEEVKTAEYIADYHHGLGHEVRTGVGGNGVVAYLKGDRPGPTVALRADFDALPILEQTDLPFKSRNDGVMHACGHDGHTATLLGLAKVLNGLKAELEGTVVFIHQHAEELPPGGAISMIEDGCLEGVDVIFGTHLQAQMPLGEIGYRVGAIQAAPDRFDIKIQGRGGHGAYPHQTIDSILVGGQLINNLQQIVSRKVDPLDSAVVSVTSFVAKNPYNVIADTAEMIGTVRTFKEETRNFIEKEMERVVRGTCEVNGAHYEFKYSRGYPTLVNHKEETEFVARLAVDVPGVEKVAETEPVMGGEDYAYYLQHVKGTFFFTGAENPEWIDSYPHHHPKFDIDERALMIAAKVLGKATLEYMKVHAGEAVSN; encoded by the coding sequence GTGGAGAACTTATTCGAAAAGCTGGATGAAGTTTATGACGAAATCGTTGCGATTCGCCGGTATTTGCATGCGTATCCGGAGTTGTCTTTTGAAGAGGTAAAGACAGCTGAATACATCGCGGATTATCATCACGGGCTGGGACACGAAGTCCGGACAGGCGTTGGCGGCAATGGTGTTGTTGCTTATTTGAAGGGAGACCGGCCGGGGCCGACTGTGGCGCTGCGGGCGGATTTCGATGCACTGCCGATTTTGGAGCAGACGGATTTGCCCTTCAAGTCGCGGAATGACGGGGTGATGCATGCGTGCGGCCATGACGGACATACGGCGACATTGCTTGGCCTTGCGAAGGTGTTGAACGGGTTGAAAGCCGAGTTGGAGGGCACGGTCGTGTTCATCCATCAGCATGCGGAGGAGCTGCCTCCGGGCGGGGCAATCTCAATGATTGAAGATGGCTGCCTCGAGGGTGTCGATGTGATTTTCGGAACGCACTTACAGGCACAAATGCCTCTTGGCGAGATTGGGTACAGGGTTGGTGCGATTCAGGCGGCACCGGACCGATTCGATATTAAAATCCAGGGGCGCGGCGGGCATGGCGCTTATCCACACCAAACGATTGACAGTATCCTGGTCGGGGGACAACTGATTAACAATCTCCAGCAAATCGTCAGCCGGAAGGTCGATCCATTGGATTCAGCAGTCGTATCGGTCACGTCATTCGTGGCAAAAAATCCGTACAACGTCATCGCGGATACGGCTGAAATGATCGGTACTGTCAGAACTTTTAAAGAAGAAACCCGCAATTTTATCGAAAAGGAAATGGAAAGGGTCGTCCGCGGAACGTGCGAGGTGAATGGTGCTCACTATGAATTCAAGTATTCGCGCGGCTATCCGACCTTGGTCAATCATAAGGAAGAAACAGAGTTTGTCGCGCGGTTGGCGGTGGATGTGCCTGGCGTTGAGAAGGTGGCGGAAACCGAACCCGTCATGGGTGGCGAGGATTATGCGTATTATTTGCAGCATGTGAAGGGGACTTTCTTTTTCACGGGCGCGGAGAACCCGGAGTGGATTGACTCCTACCCACACCATCATCCTAAATTCGATATCGACGAGCGCGCGCTGATGATTGCTGCGAAGGTGCTTGGAAAAGCGACGTTGGAGTATATGAAGGTGCATGCGGGCGAAGCCGTAAGCAATTAA